From the genome of Nasonia vitripennis strain AsymCx chromosome 1, Nvit_psr_1.1, whole genome shotgun sequence, one region includes:
- the LOC116415792 gene encoding DDB1- and CUL4-associated factor 12-like — protein sequence MADLKHLLRHRLWKEHVVDLKTDKVFCSQWLNDRQVVFGTKCNKLMLYDTTRQVLDQIPLLNGRLNASAGFGYTAETQIGIGSAQINPFRTLLATRGKNSTELAIYKLPSLDPFCVGEQGHKDWIIGPCWLDDEFLVSASNDSKMTLWKIKRDSSDGTSEKRGVSTHRFRYRRVYTPGTPPKRDMEGKSQPTNSQMEWRMDNLENALERHSDILDNHAEIIRDQTVAILDMKENIDNLNTVIQKLTEQIGKLT from the exons ATGGCCGATTTGAAACATCTTTTAAGGCATCGCCTTTGGAAAGAACATGTAGTGGATTTAAAGACGGACAAAGTGTTTTGCTCTCAATGGCTCAATGATAGGCAAGTTGTGTTTGGTACTAAGTGCAATAAATTAATGTTGTATGATACTACGAGGCAAGTGTTGGATCAGATCCCATTACTAAATGGTAGGTTAAATGCATCTGCcggatttggatatactgcaGAAACTCAAATAGGCATAGGCTCTGCTCAGATAAATCCTTTCAG AACACTTTTAGCTACTAGAGGAAAAAATAGCACAGAACTAGCTATTTACAAATTGCCTTCACTAGATCCTTTTTGTGTCGGAGAACAAGGGCACAAAGACTGGATTATTGGCCCGTGTTGGTTGGATGACGAATTTTTAGTTTCGGCTTCAAATGATTCAAAAATGACTTTGTGGAAAATTAAAAGAGATTCGTCTGATGGAACATCTGAGAAAAGGGGTGTATCAACGCACAG ATTCAGATATAGAAGGGTATACACCCCGGGTACACCCCCAAAAAGAGATATGGAGGGAAAGTCTCAACCTACTAACTCACAAATGGAGTGGAGAATGGATAATCTGGAGAATGCTCTCGAGAGACACTCCGATATACTCGACAATCATGCTGAAATAATCAGAGATCAAACAGTAGCCATACTCGATATGAAGGAAAATATTGACAACCTAAACACCGTCATACAGAAACTCACAGAACAAATAGGAAAATTAACTTGA